CCGGGCTCTTCCGCCTCCCGGGGCTTGTCTCCGCGAGCGGCTCGGACAGATTGATACGCATCTCCGCCTTCCACGTGCAGGGGTGCACCATGGATGAGTCCTCTTTCGAGCCCGGCCTGGAACGGACGCTGCGAGCGCTCGTCTCCGCGGCCCGCTCCCACTCGCCCGAGTCCGAGGAGCATGCCGCCATCTCCCTCGCGGCCCGCTCCCTTCTGTTCCTTCACCACAGCGGGCAACTCGAGGCCTTCCGGGAGTGGCTCGCTTCTCCTTCCACCGTCCGGGCCTCGTCCCTCCCCATCCGCTCCTTTCACTCCATGGGCGATGCCCTGGTGTGGTTGGAGGGGCAGCCCGAGGACTCCACCGGTTCCCTCGTCGAGGTGGAGCGCGAGACGTATGTCATTGCCCTCGGGCCCACCGGGAGCTTCGTGCTCGTTCGCACGGTGACTCAGCACGCCCCCGTCGGCGGTTAGGCACGGGCGGGAGCTCGGGGACGGATACCCTCACCCCGACCCTCTCCCGGCGGGAGAGGGAGGGGGATTGATTACAGGGACGGGTGGGGTTCCGCTTTCAGGCTCACCAGCGGCAGCGTGAACGTGAAGGTGCTTCCCTTGTCCTGCTCGCTCTCCGCCCAGATTCGACCGCCGTGCGCTTCCACGATCCCCTTGGCGATGTACAGCCCCAGGCCCGTTCCCCGGCTCTCCGCTTCCTTCGCCTGCCAGTAGCGCTCGAAGACGTGGGGCAGCGCCTCGGGTCGGATCCCCGTCCCCGTGTCCCTCACCCACAGCCGCACCTCTCCCCGGTGCACCCGCGCCCCCACCGTCAGCTGTCCGCCATCCGGCGTGAACTTCACCGCGTTGCCCAGCAGGTTTCCCAGCACCTGCAACACCCGCGTCCGATCACACTTCACCCGCACGCTCTCGTCCGGCAGCTCCGCGGCCACCCTCAGCCCGCGCGCTTCCGCCAGCGGGCGCACGCTCTCCAGCGCCTCCAGCGCCAGCGAGGCCACCTCCTGCACCGAGGGTTCCAGTGGCAGCCCGCCCGCCTCGATTCGGCCCCAGTCCAGCAGATCCGAGATGAGTCGCCCCATCCGCTCCGCCGCCGCCTGGATCCGTCCCGCCTGCTTCTGCACCTGCTCGCCGCCCGGTTTCCCCTGCCACGTGCGCAGCAGCAGCGCCGACGCCAGCTGCACCACCCCCAGCGGGTTCTTCAGGTCGTGTGACACCACCGCCAGCAGATCCTCTCGCGCCCGCGTGGCACGCCTCGACTCGCCGAAGAGCCGCGCGTTGTCGATGGCCAGGCTCGCCCGCACGCACAGGTCCTCCGCCAGCGCCAGGTCGTTCGGGCCGTAGCGTCTCCCCGACGCACTCGAGACGAATGTCACCGCCCCCAGCGTGTGTCCTCGCGCCTTCAAGGGGATGATCATGTACGAGCGCGCCTGCAACCGGCTGAGCATCGCCGGGTGCTCGGGCTCGCTCGCGGCCGCGCGCAGCAGCGAGTCCGTCACCGCGGGGACCAGCTCCGGCTCGCCCGTGTGCAGCACCCGCAGCACTCCCACCGGCGCCGGACGCCGCTCGAAGCGCCTCGTCAGCGCGCGCGCCTGCTCCGTCTGGGTCGGGTCCAGGTGCGCCACCGCCACGCGCGACACCCACGCCCCCTGCTCCACCGCGTCCACCATGCACCAGTCCGCCAGGTCCGGCACCGCCAGGTGCGCCAGCAGCGTGTACATGCCCTGCGGATCCGGCGGGTGCGCGAAGAGCGTCGTCATCGCCTGGTAGAGGAAGGACTGTCGGCGCTCGGCCGCTTCCACCTCCGCCCGCGCCGCCTGCTCCAGCGCCAGGGCACGCGAGTACGCGGACTCCGCCTCGGTGAGGGGCCGCACCATCACCAGCATCCGTGTCGGGCCCTGTCCGTCCCTCAGCGGGGTGAAGCTGAAGGTATGTGGCCGGGCGCCGGTGTCGCTCGGCCACAGGGCCTGCACCACGTGCGTGGCCTCGCTGGCCAGCGCCACGCTTCGCCCGGAGTCCAGCAGGGCCCCTTCCTCGGCGCCTAGCGACAGCCCCACCCAGCGCTGGCCGATGAGCAGCTCCGGCACCAGTCCCAACACCCGCGCGCCCGCCTCGCTGCACGCCAGCACCTGGCCCGCCTCGTCCAGGAGGTAGGCGGGCTCCGGCAGGGCCTTGAAGGCCATCTCGAATCCGGACAGGGGAAGACTCATGGCAGCGCCGCAACGGGCGACGAGGGGCTCCTCTTCATTTCATGCCACCTGGGCTCCGTCCAGCCCGGCCGTGGGGCGACCCGGCGGGCGACATTCGGAAAGGTAACGTTGGCACCCGTCCCGTGCGCACCTTTCACGCTCCCTCGGTCTCTACTCCGGCGAGCTGCCGGAAGCGGTGGGAGAAGGCGTCCAGGGGGAGCACCTCGTCGGCCAGGCCCGCGGACACCGCCACTCCCGGCATTCCGTAGACGACACTCGTCGCCTCGTCCTGGGCGATGACCCAGCCTCCCGCCTCGTGTACTTCTCGCAAACCGTCCAGTCCGTCCTGCCCCATCCCCGTGAGGACGGCGGCGGCCTGCGCGGCACCAAAGACCCGGGCCGCCGAGCGGAAGAGCCATGTGCCCGACGGTCGGAAGCCTCCCACCGGCGCCGCGTTCGACACCTCGATATGTCTGTCCGCCCGCACCCCGAGGTGCCGGTCGTCCGGAGCGATGTAGACGACCCCCGGACGCAAGGGCTCTCCCTGCTCGGCCACCTTCACCTCCAGCGGGCACACACTGTCCAACCACGTGGCCAGTCCCTGGGCGAAGCCCAGGGCGATGTGTTGCACCACCAGGATGGGCAGTGGGAAGGTCGCGGGCAACGCCGAGAGGATGCGGTGCAGCGCCGCCGGGCCTCCCGTGGAGGCGGCGATGGTGATGACCGCGGGCGTGCCGCGGCTCGTCTGCACAGAAGGAGGCCGCGGCGCGGGCGTCTCACCGCGCGCCGGCCAGTGCCGCACCACCTTCACCTCGGCCATGGCTTTCACCGTGTCGCGCAGCCGGCGGGCCTCGTCATCGAAGTTGGGTGCCTGCGGGCCCACCAGCTTCTGCAGCACCGCCAGCGCTCCGGAGCGCAGTGCCGCCATGGACGTCTGGATGTCCCGCTCCACCAGCGTGGACACCACCACCACCGGGGTGGGCACCTCCGTCATGATGCGCCGCGTGGACTCCAGTCCATCCATGTTCGGCATCTGGATGTCCATGGTGACCAGGTCCGGCCGCAGGCGCCGGGTGAGCTCCAGCGCCTCCACGCCGTCCTTCGCCTCGCCCACCACTTCGAAGGAGGGGTCCGCGCGGAGGATCTCCACCAGCAGGCGCCGGGCGGTGGGTGAGTCTTCGGCGACGACGACGCGGAGCTTGTCGGGCTTCATAGGAGCTGTCTCAGGGTCTCCAGCAGATGGGTTTGATCGAAAGCGCTCTTCACCAGGTAGGCGCTGGCACCCACCTGCAGGCCGCGCGCCTGGTCCTCGGGCTTGGAGCGCGCCGTGACGAGGACCACGGGCAGCCGGCCGAAGCGCGGGGAGCCGCGCACCGCCTCGGTGAGCGCGAAGCCGTCCATGCGCGGCATCTCCACGTCCGAGACGACGGCATCGGCCCCCTCCGCCTGCAGCCGCTCCCAGGCCTCCTGTCCGTCCACGCACGCCAGCACGTCATAGCCGGCCGCCTCCAGGATGCTCTGCTCCAGCGTGCGCGTCGTCATCGAGTCGTCGGCGAGCAGGACGCGCCGGCGGGCCTTCTTCTCGACGGGGGCGGGGAACAGGCCCACCGGGGTGGTGCGGCCCTCGGCGGCGCGCACCAGGGAGGCGGCATTGAGCAGCGGGGCCATGCGCCCGTCGGGCAGCACCGCCACGCCCGAGACGTGACGCGCGCGGCGGATGCGCGGGCCCAGGCCGCGGATGAGCACCTCCTGCTCGGCCACCACCTCGTCCACCACCAGCACGGCGCGCTGCTCTCCCGAGGCCAGCACCATGGCGCTGGGGCGCGGGCGCGGGGCGCTCGCGGGCAGGCCGAGCACCGTGGCCAGCGTGGCCAGCGGCACCAGCGCCTGGGGCGTGGCCCACGTCTGCCGGCCCTCCACCACGCGCACGTCCCCGGCCCCCAGGCGCAGCAGGCGCGCCACGTTCTCGCCCTCCACCGCGAACGACTGGCCGCCCGCCGTCACCAGCAGCACCCGCAGCGTGCTGAGCGTCAGGGGCACGTCCACCGCGAAGCGCGTCCCCCGGCCCGGCTCGAAGGACACCTCCACGCTGCCCCGCAGCGCCTCCACCTGTGAGCGCACCACGTCCAGGCCCACCCCGCGCCCGGACACCGCCGTCACCGACTCCGCCGTGGACAGGCCGGAGAAGAAGATGAGCCGCGCGTCCCCCGCGTCCTCCATCACCGGCAGGCCCCGGGCGCGCGCACGCTCGCGGATGGACTCCAGGTCCAATCCCCGGCCGTCGTCCTCCACCACCACCTGCACCCGGCCGCCGAGCAGCCGCGCCGTCAGCGTCACCAGGCCCTCCTCGGGCTTGCCCGCCTCGCGCCGCGCCGCCGGACTCTCCAGGCCGTGCGCCACCGCGTTGCGCACCAGGTGCAGCAGCGGCTCGCGCAGGCTCTGCAACAGCGAGCGGTCCAGCTCCAGCGCCCTGCCGTGTACCTCCAGCCGCACCCGCTTGCCCGCGGCGAACGCCAGGTCCCTCGCGCTCCGCTCCAGCCCCGCGCATGCCTCGGCGAAGGGCAGGGTTCGCGCGCGCCGCACCTCCTCGTCCAGGCCGCTCGTGGCGGCCAGCAGCGTCCGCCGGTCCGCCGCCAGCGTCCGGCCGAGCTGTGCCAGCCGCGTCTCCATCCGCCGGGCCGTCACCTCGTCCGCGCCCCGGAGCCGCAGGCGGAGCTGGTGCAGCTCCTCGCGCACCGCCTCCAGCAGATCCACCCGCCCCTCCATCCGCAGGCCCGCCACGCGCAGCTCGCCGCTCCGGGCCAGCAGCGCGTCCAGCTTCTGGGCGGACACGCGCACCGGCAGCCCCTCCACGCCGGGCACGGGGGCCTCGACGGCCGGAGGCGGGGGCGGTGGCGCCTCGGGGGCGGGGGCCCGCTTCGGCTCCGCCCGGTGGACGCTCTCGGGCGCGTGCGCCGCCTCTTCCAGCCGGGGCAGCAGCGTCTCCAGCGGCGAGTCCGCGAGTCCCTGCTTCTGCGCCAGCCGCCGCCCCGCGTCGTCCAGCGCGTCCGCGGCGGTGAAGCACAGCTCCATCAGCTCCGGGCTGGCGCGTCCCAGGCGCTGCACCACCGCCAGCACCTCCTCCAGCCGGTGACAGGCCGTCTCGATGATGCCCTCGCTCACCGCCCGCGAGGCGCCCTTCACGCTGTGCACCGTGCGCAGCAGCGACGTCATCAGCTCCCCGAAGCGCGCGGGCGAGGGCGCCTTCTCCAGCGCGAGCAGCTCCCGGTTGAGCGCGGCCACGTGTCCCTCGAGCTCCTCGAGGAAGGTGGCCATCAGCGCCTGGGCGAGCCTGTCGCGGTCCATCGTCATGCGGCGCGCCCGTACTCGCTCAGCAGGCCCTTGAGCTTCTGGCCCATGGCGTTGAGGTCCTGCACCGCGCGCTCCGTCTGGCGGATGCTGTTGAGCGTCTGCTGGGTGGCCTGGCTCACGTCGCGCATGGCCTGGCGTATCTGGCTGATGCCGGTGGCCTGCTGGCTGGCGGAGGCCGAAATCTGCGCCGCGGTGAGCGAGGCCTGGGTGAGGTGCTCGCCCAGCGTCTGGATGGTGGCGCCCGCCTGGGTCACCACCTTGGTGGCCGAGGCCACGCTCTTGGTGCCCTCCTCGGTGGTCATCACCGCGCCCTGGGTGGCCTTCTGGATTTGACCCAGGATCTGCCGCACCTGGGCGGTGGCCTTCTTGGACTGGTCCGCCAGGGCCTTCACCTCGGCGGCCACCACGGCGAAGCCCCGGCCGTGCTCTCCGGCGCGGCTGGCCTCGATGGAGGCGTTGAGGGCCAGCATGTGCGTCTGCTCGGAGATGTCGTTGACGGTGGTGATGATGTCGCCAATGGCCTGGGCCTGCTCGGCCAGGGCGAGGATGCGCGAGGCGATGGACTCCACCTGGTCGCGCACGCTGGCCATGGAGGTGATGGCCTCGTCCACCGCGCGCCGGCCATTCCTGCCCACCTCCTCGGAGTGGCGCGCGGACTCGCTCACCGCGCGGGCGCGGCCGGCGGCCTCCTCGGACGTCTGCGCTATCTCCTCGATGGTGCTCACCGTCTCCGCCACCGCGCTGCCCTGCTCCTGGGCACCGGCCACCTGCTCGGTGGTGCTGGCGAGGATTTCGGCGGTGGTGCCCGCCAGCTGGTTGACGAACTCGGCCACCGTCCGCAGGGTGTGCTGGCGCTGCTCGGACTGCTTCGCGAGCTCCGCTTCCGCCTGCTGGCGGCGCTCGCCCATGGTGTTGAAGGCGCGCGCCAGCTCTCCCAGCTCGTCCTCGTGGTGGATGTCGATGCGGTGGGTGAGGTTGCCGCGGCCGAGCTGGTCGGCGCCCTTGACCAGCTTGTCCAGCGGGCCGGTGATGCCACGGGTGAGGGTGATGCTGCTCAGGGCCACCAGCAGCGTGCCCAGCACTGTCCCGGCGCCGATGATGAGCAGCACGCGCTGGGACGTGTTCTCGGCGTCGCGCTGCCGCTGCTCCCACACCGCGCGCTCGGCGTTCAGCAGCTCGGTGGTGAGCTGGCGCACCTGCCTCATCCTCTCCGTACCCTGGCCCGTCGACACATACTCGAGGGCCGCGTCCTGGCCACGCTGCTGGCGCAGCTCGACACCGGTGGCCAGGGAGGCCAGGCGCGCCTGGACGAGGGGCTCGAGCTGGTTGACGCGGCGGCTCTGCGCCGCGTCGTTCTCCTCGGACTCCTGTAGCCGCTGGAAGGCCGATTGCACCTCCGCGATCGAGGTCCGGTAGCGGGTGAGGAATTCCTCTTTCCCGGTGATGAGGTAGTTGCGCTGGTGGGCCTCGGCGTCCACCAGGTGGGTGATGAGCTCGTCCACCCGGTCCACGGTGCGCTGGCTCTCCACCAGTTGCTGGCTCGTCTCCGCCAGCTCGCGAGCGCCCTGGTAGGCCACCGCGGCCACGACGAGCAGGACGACGAGGTTGAGACCGAATCCCGCGGCGATCTTCTTCCCGATGCTCATGCGGTCCTTTCCTCGGAGAGGTCGAAGAAGAGGCGACCATCCCCCAGCAGGGCCTCTCCCTCCAGCACGATGATGCCGTCGCGGCTGATGCCGGACACGAGCGCCCGCTCCTGGTTGCCGAGCGCGGGCGGAGGGGGCAGGAGCGAGTCGCGCGAGACGAGGCGCACCTCCTCCACGGCGTCGGCGCGCAGGCCCAGCTCGGGGCGGCCCGTGCCCACCACCAGCACGGGCCCGTGGGTGGCGGGGGCGGCGCGTCCGAAGAGGGGGGCGAGCTCCACCACCGCGAGCGCCTCTCCGTGCAGCAGGGTGAGGCCCCGCAGTGCCTCGGGGGCGCCGGGCAGCGGCACGAGCTGCTCCAGGGAGCGCAGCACCTCCAGCACGAAGCGTGTCTCCAGGGCGTAGTCCTGCTCGCCGGAGCGGAAGTGCATCAGCTCCAGCAGGGGGCCGGTCTGGGTCTCCCGGGCGAGGGGACGTGCCAGGGCCCTGGCGCGCTCGTCGAGCAGCGCCGCCTCGCGCTCGGGGTCCAGCGTGTCATCACCTTCCACCATCAGCGCAGCTCCTCATGGGCTTCCAACCGGATGCGTTCCTCGCGGGCCACCGCCGCGAGCCGGCCAGCGCGCTCGCCCTCGGAGAGGGGAACGGGCGCGTCGGGGGGGAGGGTGGCGCACAGCATCTCGGCGGTACCGAAGGAGCGCAGGGCTCCCCGGGTGTCTCCCTGGCGCCGGAGGATGTGGCCCAGCATGAGGTGGGCCACGGCCAGGGAGGGCTCGAGGTAGAGGGCCTGGCGCGCGGCGCGCTCGGCCTCCTCCAGGCGGCCGAGGCCCAGCAGCAGCAGGGCCTCCAGATAGCGCAGCTCCGCGGCGAGCGGGTGGCGCGCGATGGCCTCGGCACAGGCGCGCACGGCGGCCCGCGCGTCGAGGTTGGCCAGGGCCCGCACCGCCACCGCCGCGGCGCCCGGGTCCTCCTGGAGCGCTCCGGCCCGCCGTGCCGCCTCGTGCCAGTCTCCGAGGTCGAGGGCCCGCCGTGCTCCCTCCAGGCCCTCGGGGGTGGCGGGCCCGGGTGGAGGCGGGAGCGGAGGCGGGGCCGCGACCACCACGGGGGGCGGCGGGGGCGTCACGGGCAGGGGAGGAGGGGTCGGGGGCCAGCGCAGGGGACTGCTGGCGACGGGCCGGTGGTAGACGATTCCCCAGTCGGTGAGGAGCGTCTCGAAGGGCGCGAAGGCGCCGAGGGCCGGGTCCGAGGGGCCGGCGATGAGGAAGCCGCCCTCCGCGAGCGCGTCATGGAGCCGCCGGGCCACCGCCGCGATGGTGGCGCGGTTGAAGTAGATGAGGACGTTGCGGCAGAAGATGATGTCCAGTCGCCAGATGCCGCTGGTGGGGGAGGGCCAGGTGTCCTCGGCGAGGTTGAGGTAGCTGAACTGGACGCGGTCGCGCACCTCGGGGGCGAGGGTGTAGCGCCTGCCCTCGGAGTGGAGGAAGGGTCGCATGCGGCCCGCCTCGGGGCCTCGCAGGGACCACTCGCCATAGCTGGCCACGTGGGCGCGGGAGAGGGCCGCGCGCGACACGTCCGTGCCCCGCACCTCCATCCGGTCGCCGTAGCCCTCCTCCAGGAGGAGCACCGCCAGCGAGTAGGGCTCCTCGCCGGAGGCGCAGCCGGCGCTCCACGCGCGCACCACGTGCCCGGGTCTCCGGTGCCGGGCGAGCTCCGGCAGCACCTGGTGGCGCACGAATTGAAAATGCTCCGGGTTGCGGAAGAAGTACGTCTCGCCGATGGTGAGCTCCACCAGCAGGTCATCCAGGGCGGAAGGGTCCGCCGCGAGCCGCTCGAGGTAGGAGGAGAAGTCCTCGGACAGGCCAGCGCGGACCATGGCGCGGTCGATGCCCTCCATGGCGGCCGGCGGGCAGCTGGGGGGCAACAGGCCGGCGCGCGCGGCGACGAGGTCGAGCACCGCGACGTAGCCGGGATGGCGCCAGGTCCGAGGGGCGTCACTCACCGGGGGGCTCCCTCTCTCTCGAGTGCCTCCTCCAACTCGAGCGCCTCCGCCTCGGAGAGGAAGGTCCGCAGGTCGTGCACGAGGACGAGTCCGTCGGTCAGCTTGAGGGCACCGGCCACGTAGCCCACTCCGGGCAGGGCCCGGGGCGTGTCGTCGAAGAGCGCGGGCTCCAGCTCCAGCAGGCCCTCGGCGCGGTCCACGCGCAGGGCGACGCGGCGGGACCCGGCCTGGGCCACCACGAGGTGGTCCGAGCTGGAGAGCGGCCGGGCGGGCAGGCGGAAGCGCCGTCGCATGTCCAGCACGGGGAGCAGCTCTCCGCGCAGGTTGAGCAGCCCTTCCACCACGGCCGGCGCGCGGGGCAGTGGGGTGAGGCGCACGGCGCGGACCAGCTCGCGCACGTCCCCGGTGGGCAGCGCGTAGCGTTGCCCCTCCAAAGTGAAGAGAAGGACCTCGCGGGGCGGCGGAGTCGGCATGGGTCTCCCAATCCTGTGCAGTCTAGGCACGGGCCGCCCGCCCTGGTCGCTCGCGTGAGGGGCGACGGGGAGACCTGACCGGTGTTGGACTTCCCGTGGCTCCGGCGAGGCGCAACCCCGGGAGGCTCCGGGCATCGAAGGGCCCGCCATGGTACGTCACGTCATCGTCGTGGGAGCGGGACCCGGGGGCCTGTCGGCGGCCATCAACCTCGCGGGGTTGGGCCTGAAGGTCACGGTGGTGGAGAAGGACGCGGTGCCCGGGGGACGGATGAAGGGGCTCACCCTGGGGGAGCGGGGCGAGTACGCCGTCGACACGGGGCCCTCCATCCTCCAACTTCCCGGGGTGCTGGAGCGCATCTTCGAGCGCTCGGGCAAGAAGATCTCCGACTATGTGAAGCTGGTGCCGCTGGACACCAACACCCGGGTGCACTTCTGGGATGGCACGTACCTGGACACCACGCGGGACGCGGCGCGCATGGAGCGCGAGGTGGCGAAGTTCGGCCCGGACAAGGCGCCCGCGCTGCGCCGCTGGCTGGAGGAGGGCCGGGAGAAGTACCCGCTCGCCTACGAGAAGTTCATGGCGACGCACGCCGACAGCCTCGCCTATTACGCGCCCTGGCGGCTGCTCTCCACCCTGCGCTTCAAGCCCTGGCAGACGCTCTACAAGCACCTGGACGGGTTCTTCCACGACGACCGCATCACCTACGCGCTGGCCTACCCGTCGAAGTACCTGGGGCTGCACCCCACCACGTGCTCCTCCGTCTTCGGGGTGATTCCCTACCTGGAGCTGGCCTTCGGGGTCTGGCACGTGGAGGGCGGCTTCCGGGCGCTGGCGCGGGGGATGATGAAGTGCGCCGAGGACCTGGGCGCCACCTTCCGCATGGGCACGCCGGTGGAGCGGGTGCTGGTGGAGTACGGCCGGGCGGCGGGCGTGGTGCTGAAGGGCGGCGAGCGCCTGGAGGCGGACGCGGTGGTGGTGAACGCGGACCTGCCCTACGCGGCCCAGAAGCTCGTCCCCTCCGAGGCGCGCGCCGGCACCCGGCTGACGGACGCCGCGCTGGAGCGGGCGAAGTACTCGTGCAGCACCTTCATGGCCTACTACGGGCTGGACCGGGTCTATGAGGACCTCCCCCACCACCTCATCTATCTGTCCGAGAGCGCGCGGCGCACGGACAGGGCCGCCCTGGAGGACCGGGAGGTGGACGTGGAGGACCCGCCCTTCTACGTCTGCAACCCGGGCGTGACGGACCGGAGCGGGGCGCCCGAGGGCCACTCCACCCTGTATGTGCTGGTACCCACGCCCAACACCTCCCGGCAGGTGGACTGGGCGGCGACGGAGCGCACCCTGCGTGAGCGGATTCCGTCCATGCTGGAGAAGGTGGGTATGAAGGGGGTGCGCGAGCACATCCGGGCCGAGCGCTACTTCACCGCGGAGACGTGGCGGGACGACTTCAACGTCTTCCGGGGGGCCGTCTTCAACCTGTCGCACACCTGGCTGCAGCTGGGTCCCCTGCGCCCCCACGTGAAGAGCCCCAGTGTGGAGGGGCTGTACTGGGTGGGAGGTGGGACACACCCGGGCAGCGGGCTGCTCACCATCATGGAGAGCGCCAACATCGCGGCGGACTACCTGTCGAGGGAGGCGGGGAGGGGTCCCCTGGCGGACTGGCCCTATGTGCCTCCGCTCGGAGGGGGGGCGGGCGAGCCCCCCGCACGTGTTGGCTGAGGTTGCGCGGAATACGTGGTAGGACAAGGAGCCTTTCGACTCTCGAACGAATGAACGAAGCGCTCCAAGTCCTCCTGTCCGATGGTGTGATTGACGAAGTGGTGGGCCGCCTCAAGAGTGGCAAGGAGGCGGACGTGTACCTCGTGCGCCACGGCGGGGAGATCGTCGCGGCGAAGATCTACAAGGAGCGCGAGCACCGCAACTTCCGCAACAACTCGGGTTACCGGGAGGGCCGGCAGGTGCGCAACAGCCGCACCGCGCGAGCCATCGCCAAGGGCAGCCGCTTCGGCGTGCAGGCCGCCGAGGACGCCTGGAAGACGGCGGAGTCGGACGCCCTGACGAAGCTGTACGCGGCCGGGGTGTGCGTGCCCAAGCCGGTGATGTTCTACGAGGGCGTGCTGCTGATGGAGCTGGTGCTGGACCTCGAGGGGCACCCGGCGCCGCGCCTGG
This is a stretch of genomic DNA from Archangium violaceum. It encodes these proteins:
- a CDS encoding ATP-binding protein, with the protein product MSLPLSGFEMAFKALPEPAYLLDEAGQVLACSEAGARVLGLVPELLIGQRWVGLSLGAEEGALLDSGRSVALASEATHVVQALWPSDTGARPHTFSFTPLRDGQGPTRMLVMVRPLTEAESAYSRALALEQAARAEVEAAERRQSFLYQAMTTLFAHPPDPQGMYTLLAHLAVPDLADWCMVDAVEQGAWVSRVAVAHLDPTQTEQARALTRRFERRPAPVGVLRVLHTGEPELVPAVTDSLLRAAASEPEHPAMLSRLQARSYMIIPLKARGHTLGAVTFVSSASGRRYGPNDLALAEDLCVRASLAIDNARLFGESRRATRAREDLLAVVSHDLKNPLGVVQLASALLLRTWQGKPGGEQVQKQAGRIQAAAERMGRLISDLLDWGRIEAGGLPLEPSVQEVASLALEALESVRPLAEARGLRVAAELPDESVRVKCDRTRVLQVLGNLLGNAVKFTPDGGQLTVGARVHRGEVRLWVRDTGTGIRPEALPHVFERYWQAKEAESRGTGLGLYIAKGIVEAHGGRIWAESEQDKGSTFTFTLPLVSLKAEPHPSL
- the cheB gene encoding chemotaxis-specific protein-glutamate methyltransferase CheB, producing the protein MKPDKLRVVVAEDSPTARRLLVEILRADPSFEVVGEAKDGVEALELTRRLRPDLVTMDIQMPNMDGLESTRRIMTEVPTPVVVVSTLVERDIQTSMAALRSGALAVLQKLVGPQAPNFDDEARRLRDTVKAMAEVKVVRHWPARGETPAPRPPSVQTSRGTPAVITIAASTGGPAALHRILSALPATFPLPILVVQHIALGFAQGLATWLDSVCPLEVKVAEQGEPLRPGVVYIAPDDRHLGVRADRHIEVSNAAPVGGFRPSGTWLFRSAARVFGAAQAAAVLTGMGQDGLDGLREVHEAGGWVIAQDEATSVVYGMPGVAVSAGLADEVLPLDAFSHRFRQLAGVETEGA
- a CDS encoding hybrid sensor histidine kinase/response regulator, producing MDRDRLAQALMATFLEELEGHVAALNRELLALEKAPSPARFGELMTSLLRTVHSVKGASRAVSEGIIETACHRLEEVLAVVQRLGRASPELMELCFTAADALDDAGRRLAQKQGLADSPLETLLPRLEEAAHAPESVHRAEPKRAPAPEAPPPPPPAVEAPVPGVEGLPVRVSAQKLDALLARSGELRVAGLRMEGRVDLLEAVREELHQLRLRLRGADEVTARRMETRLAQLGRTLAADRRTLLAATSGLDEEVRRARTLPFAEACAGLERSARDLAFAAGKRVRLEVHGRALELDRSLLQSLREPLLHLVRNAVAHGLESPAARREAGKPEEGLVTLTARLLGGRVQVVVEDDGRGLDLESIRERARARGLPVMEDAGDARLIFFSGLSTAESVTAVSGRGVGLDVVRSQVEALRGSVEVSFEPGRGTRFAVDVPLTLSTLRVLLVTAGGQSFAVEGENVARLLRLGAGDVRVVEGRQTWATPQALVPLATLATVLGLPASAPRPRPSAMVLASGEQRAVLVVDEVVAEQEVLIRGLGPRIRRARHVSGVAVLPDGRMAPLLNAASLVRAAEGRTTPVGLFPAPVEKKARRRVLLADDSMTTRTLEQSILEAAGYDVLACVDGQEAWERLQAEGADAVVSDVEMPRMDGFALTEAVRGSPRFGRLPVVLVTARSKPEDQARGLQVGASAYLVKSAFDQTHLLETLRQLL
- a CDS encoding methyl-accepting chemotaxis protein → MSIGKKIAAGFGLNLVVLLVVAAVAYQGARELAETSQQLVESQRTVDRVDELITHLVDAEAHQRNYLITGKEEFLTRYRTSIAEVQSAFQRLQESEENDAAQSRRVNQLEPLVQARLASLATGVELRQQRGQDAALEYVSTGQGTERMRQVRQLTTELLNAERAVWEQRQRDAENTSQRVLLIIGAGTVLGTLLVALSSITLTRGITGPLDKLVKGADQLGRGNLTHRIDIHHEDELGELARAFNTMGERRQQAEAELAKQSEQRQHTLRTVAEFVNQLAGTTAEILASTTEQVAGAQEQGSAVAETVSTIEEIAQTSEEAAGRARAVSESARHSEEVGRNGRRAVDEAITSMASVRDQVESIASRILALAEQAQAIGDIITTVNDISEQTHMLALNASIEASRAGEHGRGFAVVAAEVKALADQSKKATAQVRQILGQIQKATQGAVMTTEEGTKSVASATKVVTQAGATIQTLGEHLTQASLTAAQISASASQQATGISQIRQAMRDVSQATQQTLNSIRQTERAVQDLNAMGQKLKGLLSEYGRAA
- a CDS encoding chemotaxis protein CheW — translated: MVEGDDTLDPEREAALLDERARALARPLARETQTGPLLELMHFRSGEQDYALETRFVLEVLRSLEQLVPLPGAPEALRGLTLLHGEALAVVELAPLFGRAAPATHGPVLVVGTGRPELGLRADAVEEVRLVSRDSLLPPPPALGNQERALVSGISRDGIIVLEGEALLGDGRLFFDLSEERTA
- a CDS encoding CheR family methyltransferase → MSDAPRTWRHPGYVAVLDLVAARAGLLPPSCPPAAMEGIDRAMVRAGLSEDFSSYLERLAADPSALDDLLVELTIGETYFFRNPEHFQFVRHQVLPELARHRRPGHVVRAWSAGCASGEEPYSLAVLLLEEGYGDRMEVRGTDVSRAALSRAHVASYGEWSLRGPEAGRMRPFLHSEGRRYTLAPEVRDRVQFSYLNLAEDTWPSPTSGIWRLDIIFCRNVLIYFNRATIAAVARRLHDALAEGGFLIAGPSDPALGAFAPFETLLTDWGIVYHRPVASSPLRWPPTPPPLPVTPPPPPVVVAAPPPLPPPPGPATPEGLEGARRALDLGDWHEAARRAGALQEDPGAAAVAVRALANLDARAAVRACAEAIARHPLAAELRYLEALLLLGLGRLEEAERAARQALYLEPSLAVAHLMLGHILRRQGDTRGALRSFGTAEMLCATLPPDAPVPLSEGERAGRLAAVAREERIRLEAHEELR
- a CDS encoding chemotaxis protein CheW, translated to MPTPPPREVLLFTLEGQRYALPTGDVRELVRAVRLTPLPRAPAVVEGLLNLRGELLPVLDMRRRFRLPARPLSSSDHLVVAQAGSRRVALRVDRAEGLLELEPALFDDTPRALPGVGYVAGALKLTDGLVLVHDLRTFLSEAEALELEEALEREGAPR
- a CDS encoding phytoene desaturase family protein, whose amino-acid sequence is MVRHVIVVGAGPGGLSAAINLAGLGLKVTVVEKDAVPGGRMKGLTLGERGEYAVDTGPSILQLPGVLERIFERSGKKISDYVKLVPLDTNTRVHFWDGTYLDTTRDAARMEREVAKFGPDKAPALRRWLEEGREKYPLAYEKFMATHADSLAYYAPWRLLSTLRFKPWQTLYKHLDGFFHDDRITYALAYPSKYLGLHPTTCSSVFGVIPYLELAFGVWHVEGGFRALARGMMKCAEDLGATFRMGTPVERVLVEYGRAAGVVLKGGERLEADAVVVNADLPYAAQKLVPSEARAGTRLTDAALERAKYSCSTFMAYYGLDRVYEDLPHHLIYLSESARRTDRAALEDREVDVEDPPFYVCNPGVTDRSGAPEGHSTLYVLVPTPNTSRQVDWAATERTLRERIPSMLEKVGMKGVREHIRAERYFTAETWRDDFNVFRGAVFNLSHTWLQLGPLRPHVKSPSVEGLYWVGGGTHPGSGLLTIMESANIAADYLSREAGRGPLADWPYVPPLGGGAGEPPARVG